A genomic window from Cloacibacillus evryensis DSM 19522 includes:
- the mutM gene encoding bifunctional DNA-formamidopyrimidine glycosylase/DNA-(apurinic or apyrimidinic site) lyase, with amino-acid sequence MPELPEVETVKQVLAPQIRGLRIAGITVNDPKVVARPSAEEFVRELKGERIMELERRGKFLSLCLEGGGRIVLHLRMTGSLLLTPPDFPLEKHTHLIFHLENGRELRFTDMRRFGRFWLIRGGEEDLFSGVSRLGPEPFDEDFSAAYLSSALAKRKSAVKSCLLDQGFIAGIGNIYADESLFAANIRPERPACGLSVDECERLAAAIREALLTGIAENRMSAEEYLAGKGRGYRSRYLNVYGRAGEPCRVCGERLLRVVVGGRGSVYCPKCQR; translated from the coding sequence ATGCCGGAGCTGCCGGAGGTCGAAACGGTAAAACAGGTCCTCGCGCCGCAGATCAGGGGGCTGAGGATAGCCGGTATTACGGTGAACGATCCGAAGGTCGTCGCGCGGCCATCGGCGGAAGAGTTTGTCCGTGAGCTGAAGGGCGAGCGGATCATGGAGCTGGAGCGCCGGGGAAAGTTTCTCTCGCTTTGCCTGGAGGGCGGCGGCAGAATCGTTCTGCATCTCCGCATGACGGGTTCGCTGCTGCTGACGCCGCCGGATTTTCCTTTAGAGAAGCATACCCATCTCATCTTTCATTTAGAGAACGGGCGGGAGCTGCGCTTTACGGATATGCGCCGTTTTGGGCGCTTCTGGCTGATCCGCGGCGGCGAGGAGGATCTTTTCAGCGGCGTCAGCCGGCTCGGCCCGGAGCCTTTTGACGAGGACTTCAGCGCCGCTTACTTAAGTTCGGCCTTGGCGAAGCGGAAGTCGGCCGTTAAAAGCTGCCTGCTCGACCAGGGGTTTATTGCCGGTATCGGGAATATCTATGCCGACGAGAGCCTCTTTGCCGCGAATATACGTCCAGAACGACCGGCCTGCGGCCTCTCTGTCGATGAGTGTGAGCGGCTTGCCGCGGCGATACGGGAGGCGCTTCTGACCGGCATTGCGGAAAACAGAATGAGCGCCGAGGAGTATCTCGCCGGAAAGGGGCGCGGGTACCGCTCTCGCTATCTGAACGTATACGGCCGCGCCGGCGAGCCCTGCCGCGTATGCGGCGAACGCCTCCTCCGCGTCGTAGTAGGCGGCCGCGGCAGCGTCTATTGCCCGAAGTGCCAGCGATAG
- the pflA gene encoding pyruvate formate-lyase-activating protein, translated as MKGRICAFQSLGAVDGPGLRCVIFAQGCPLRCAYCHNPESWEAAGGEERSVSWLTARIERLRPYIAEKGGVTLSGGEPLMQPEFAAALFHELKERGYHTALDSSGACGTRGAEAVLRYTDLVICDLKFTTEEGYFKYCGGSLAPVLEFLALTEAMRIPLWIRQVIVPGINDGEADIPRLREAARRFANLERIELLPFKRLCAVKYERLGIDFPLKDYPECSAERLAELQKIADIR; from the coding sequence GTGAAGGGGCGCATCTGCGCTTTTCAAAGCCTGGGAGCGGTCGACGGTCCCGGCCTGCGCTGCGTGATCTTCGCGCAGGGCTGCCCGCTGCGCTGCGCCTATTGCCACAATCCTGAGAGCTGGGAGGCGGCGGGCGGCGAGGAACGTTCCGTCTCCTGGCTGACGGCTAGGATCGAGCGGCTGCGCCCCTATATTGCCGAAAAGGGCGGCGTCACGCTCTCGGGCGGCGAACCGCTCATGCAGCCCGAGTTCGCGGCGGCGCTCTTCCATGAGCTCAAGGAGCGAGGCTATCACACGGCGCTCGACAGCTCGGGCGCCTGCGGAACGCGCGGCGCGGAGGCGGTGTTGAGATATACGGACCTCGTGATCTGCGACCTTAAATTTACAACGGAAGAGGGCTACTTTAAATACTGCGGAGGCTCGCTCGCGCCGGTGCTTGAATTTCTCGCTCTGACGGAGGCGATGAGGATACCGCTGTGGATACGGCAGGTGATCGTGCCGGGAATAAACGACGGCGAGGCCGACATACCGCGCCTCAGAGAGGCGGCGCGCCGCTTCGCCAACCTGGAAAGGATCGAGCTGCTGCCCTTCAAAAGGCTCTGCGCCGTAAAGTACGAACGTCTGGGGATAGATTTTCCGCTGAAGGACTATCCCGAATGCTCGGCGGAACGGCTCGCGGAGCTGCAAAAGATCGCGGACATACGCTGA
- the pflB gene encoding formate C-acetyltransferase: MREEWQGFKEGEWCEGVDVRGFIQSNYRPYEGGGDFLCGPTERTGALMKKLEHLFNLERQFGGVLDIDTQTVTSLTNYRAGYLDKEREIIVGLQTDRPLRRGVNPFGGIAMTRKACESYGYSLSDKVETEFQYRTTHNDGVFRVYSDEIKTARHCGIITGLPDSYGRGRIIGDYRRAALYGVDRLIEEKKKDKSRAAASDVMLQDNIRLLEEIYQQINFLGKLKEMAALYGYDISRPAADAREAVQWLYFAYLGAIKEQNGAAMSIGRVSTFLDIYFERDIARGLLDESGAQEIIDDFVMKLRMARHLRTPEYNELFAGDPMWITEALGGMGEDARTLVTKSSYRMLNTLYNLGPSAEPNLTVLWSKRLPEGFKRFAAKLSCDTDAIQYENDDLMRPLYGDDYAIACCVSAMRVGKEMQFFGARANLVKLMLMSLNGGRDEKSGEQVGPAHVPYGGEMLEYDRVLALMDIYRPWLAKTYVSAMNMIHYMHDKYAYEKTQMALHDTDVHRYMAFGAAGLSVLADSLSAIKYAKVRAVRSAAGLITDFVTEGDYPAFGNDDDRVDDIAREQIELFFNELKKHPAYRGAEHTLSILTITSNVVYGKKTGSTPDGRKAGEPFAPGANPMHNREKNGALASLNSVAKLSYAACRDGISNTFSIIPEALGHSRDERLGNLVSLLDGYFAQGAHHLNVNVLNRETLREAMECPEKYPNLTIRVSGYAVNFHKLSRAQQREVVSRTFHGVM, encoded by the coding sequence ATGAGGGAAGAATGGCAGGGCTTCAAAGAGGGCGAATGGTGTGAAGGCGTCGATGTGAGGGGGTTTATCCAGAGCAATTACCGGCCTTACGAGGGCGGCGGAGATTTTCTCTGCGGCCCGACGGAGCGCACGGGGGCGCTGATGAAGAAACTGGAACATCTTTTCAACCTCGAGCGGCAGTTCGGCGGCGTGCTCGATATCGATACGCAGACGGTGACTTCGCTGACGAATTACCGCGCCGGCTATCTGGATAAAGAACGTGAGATCATCGTCGGCCTACAGACGGACAGGCCGCTGCGGCGCGGCGTGAACCCCTTCGGCGGCATCGCGATGACGCGCAAGGCCTGCGAGTCCTACGGCTATTCCCTCTCCGACAAGGTGGAGACAGAATTTCAATACCGCACGACTCATAACGACGGCGTATTCCGCGTCTATTCCGACGAGATCAAGACGGCGCGCCACTGCGGCATCATCACGGGGCTGCCGGACTCCTACGGGCGCGGGCGCATCATCGGCGATTATCGCCGCGCCGCGCTCTATGGAGTGGACCGCCTTATTGAAGAAAAGAAAAAGGACAAGTCGCGCGCCGCGGCCTCGGATGTGATGCTGCAGGATAATATCCGCCTGCTGGAGGAGATATATCAGCAGATAAACTTTCTCGGCAAGCTCAAGGAGATGGCGGCGCTCTACGGATACGACATCTCACGCCCGGCGGCGGACGCGCGCGAGGCGGTGCAGTGGCTCTATTTCGCCTATCTCGGCGCGATCAAGGAGCAGAACGGCGCGGCGATGTCCATCGGCCGCGTCTCGACCTTCCTCGATATCTATTTTGAACGTGATATCGCGCGCGGGCTGCTTGACGAGAGCGGCGCGCAGGAGATAATCGACGACTTCGTGATGAAACTGCGCATGGCGCGCCACCTGCGCACGCCGGAGTATAATGAGCTTTTCGCGGGCGATCCGATGTGGATCACGGAGGCGCTCGGAGGCATGGGCGAGGACGCACGCACGCTCGTTACGAAGAGCTCTTACCGCATGTTAAACACGCTCTATAACCTAGGCCCCTCCGCGGAGCCGAACCTTACGGTGCTCTGGTCGAAGAGGCTGCCGGAGGGCTTCAAGCGCTTCGCGGCGAAGCTATCCTGCGATACGGACGCGATCCAGTACGAAAACGACGACCTTATGCGTCCGCTCTACGGCGACGATTACGCGATCGCCTGCTGTGTCTCGGCGATGCGCGTCGGCAAGGAGATGCAGTTCTTCGGCGCACGCGCGAACCTCGTGAAGCTGATGCTGATGAGCCTCAACGGGGGACGCGACGAGAAGAGCGGCGAGCAGGTGGGGCCGGCGCACGTGCCTTACGGCGGCGAAATGCTGGAATACGACAGGGTGCTGGCGCTGATGGATATCTACCGCCCGTGGCTGGCTAAGACCTATGTCTCGGCAATGAACATGATCCACTATATGCACGACAAGTACGCCTATGAGAAGACGCAGATGGCTCTGCACGATACCGACGTTCACCGTTACATGGCCTTCGGCGCGGCTGGGCTCTCCGTGCTCGCCGATTCGCTCTCGGCGATAAAATACGCAAAGGTGCGCGCGGTGCGCAGTGCGGCGGGGCTGATCACCGACTTTGTCACCGAGGGCGATTATCCGGCCTTCGGCAACGACGACGACCGCGTGGACGATATCGCGCGCGAACAGATAGAGCTCTTTTTTAATGAGCTGAAAAAACATCCCGCCTACCGCGGCGCGGAGCACACTCTTTCGATACTGACAATCACCTCGAACGTCGTCTACGGCAAAAAGACCGGCTCGACGCCCGATGGGCGCAAGGCGGGGGAGCCCTTCGCTCCCGGCGCGAACCCGATGCACAACCGCGAGAAGAACGGCGCGCTCGCTTCGCTGAACTCGGTGGCCAAGCTCTCATACGCCGCCTGCCGCGACGGCATCTCAAACACCTTCTCGATCATTCCCGAGGCACTCGGCCATTCGCGTGATGAGCGGCTGGGCAACCTGGTCTCCCTGCTCGACGGCTATTTCGCGCAGGGGGCGCACCACCTCAACGTCAACGTGCTGAATCGCGAGACGCTGCGGGAGGCGATGGAATGCCCCGAGAAGTATCCCAACCTTACGATCCGCGTTTCGGGCTACGCCGTGAACTTCCACAAACTCTCACGCGCGCAGCAGAGGGAAGTCGTCTCGCGGACCTTCCACGGCGTGATGTAG
- a CDS encoding NfeD family protein, with the protein MEALANLITTNPVVFWLIVAIAAGVLEAVTVGLVSIWFSIGALAAMLPAAFDAAFNYQIVTFIAASVAAMVFTRPFLKNILRVEKTPTNADLVIGQKGVVISPIDNILEKGRVLANGLEWEARTLDGTNLDKGIIVVVRELRGVKLMVEKTSDTREDK; encoded by the coding sequence ATGGAAGCGCTGGCGAATTTAATAACAACTAACCCTGTGGTTTTCTGGCTCATCGTCGCGATTGCGGCTGGCGTTCTTGAGGCGGTCACGGTCGGGCTCGTCTCGATATGGTTTTCGATCGGCGCGCTGGCCGCCATGCTGCCCGCCGCCTTTGACGCCGCCTTCAATTACCAGATCGTGACCTTCATTGCCGCGAGCGTCGCGGCGATGGTCTTCACGCGCCCGTTCCTCAAGAATATTCTGCGCGTCGAGAAGACGCCGACCAACGCCGACCTGGTGATCGGGCAGAAAGGGGTCGTAATATCGCCGATAGACAATATTCTTGAAAAGGGACGCGTTTTGGCGAACGGACTTGAATGGGAGGCGCGCACGCTGGACGGGACGAACCTTGATAAGGGGATCATCGTCGTCGTGAGGGAGCTTCGCGGGGTAAAACTAATGGTTGAAAAAACATCCGATACAAGGGAGGACAAGTAA
- a CDS encoding Ada metal-binding domain-containing protein → MKKLAAAVAILLIFAAAALCAAAGNFIASRDREPFHTLNCRWAKKISPENAVYYNTRDEAVKDGHRPCKVCRP, encoded by the coding sequence ATGAAAAAGCTAGCCGCCGCAGTCGCCATTCTGCTGATATTCGCCGCCGCGGCCCTCTGCGCCGCCGCGGGGAACTTTATCGCCTCGCGCGACAGAGAACCCTTCCACACGCTCAACTGCCGTTGGGCGAAAAAGATATCTCCCGAAAACGCCGTCTATTACAACACCAGGGACGAGGCCGTAAAGGACGGACATCGGCCATGTAAGGTATGCAGGCCATAG
- the smpB gene encoding SsrA-binding protein SmpB, translating to MPVEVRKVPEDKTVAQNRKARHEYFIIDSFEVGIVLSGTEIKSIREGRANLKDGFASVEGGELWLYNVHISPYEKGTIYNKDPLRPRKLLVHKTEIRRLLEKTREKGFTLVPLKIYLKEGKRAKIELAVAKGKQLHDKRDSAAERDAVREIERAVRRKGRGEDY from the coding sequence ATGCCTGTCGAGGTGAGAAAAGTGCCTGAGGATAAAACAGTCGCCCAGAATCGAAAGGCAAGGCATGAGTATTTCATCATAGATTCTTTTGAGGTCGGCATCGTTTTATCCGGGACGGAGATAAAATCCATCAGGGAGGGAAGGGCCAACCTTAAAGACGGCTTTGCCTCGGTGGAGGGCGGAGAGCTGTGGCTCTACAACGTCCATATCTCGCCCTACGAAAAGGGCACGATCTACAACAAAGACCCGCTGCGCCCGCGCAAGCTGCTCGTCCACAAGACGGAGATCCGCAGGCTGCTTGAGAAGACTCGCGAGAAGGGTTTCACACTCGTGCCGCTCAAGATATACCTCAAAGAGGGCAAACGGGCCAAGATCGAGCTTGCCGTAGCCAAGGGCAAGCAGCTCCATGACAAACGCGACAGCGCCGCCGAACGCGACGCCGTCCGCGAAATAGAGAGAGCGGTACGCCGCAAAGGCCGCGGCGAAGACTACTAA
- a CDS encoding ribokinase has product MKALCFGSINIDYTYRVKHFVKKGETISADSLHIFSGGKGLNQAVALSRAGVETYHAGCIGEDGLFLLRELEEAGVDTRYVHVLKRERTGNAIIQNDLNGDNCIILYGGANRAVTRDLADEVLSGFQRGDCLVLQNEINELPYIIRRAREIGLKIVLNPSPMEASVLELPLECVDCFMLNRVESAQLLGLDDGNAAAETELIEALGGRFPSAEIVLTMGEKGSFYIRGGGRPLRQRAYPAEAVDTTAAGDTFTGFFIGGRMRGLSVPEAMDLAARAAAISVARQGASPSIPTLAEAAVYAP; this is encoded by the coding sequence ATGAAGGCGTTGTGCTTTGGTTCTATCAACATTGACTATACCTATCGGGTAAAACATTTCGTAAAAAAGGGGGAGACCATATCCGCCGACTCCCTTCATATATTCAGCGGCGGGAAGGGACTGAACCAGGCGGTCGCCTTATCAAGGGCGGGGGTGGAAACATACCACGCCGGCTGTATCGGAGAAGACGGTCTTTTTTTGTTGAGAGAGCTGGAAGAGGCCGGCGTTGATACAAGATATGTCCATGTGCTGAAGCGGGAACGGACTGGGAACGCGATCATCCAGAATGACCTGAATGGCGACAACTGCATCATCCTCTACGGCGGAGCGAACCGGGCCGTTACGCGGGATCTGGCTGACGAAGTCCTGTCTGGCTTTCAGCGGGGGGACTGCCTCGTCCTGCAAAATGAGATAAACGAACTCCCTTACATAATACGCAGGGCGCGTGAGATCGGGCTGAAGATCGTCCTGAACCCTTCGCCGATGGAGGCCTCTGTTTTGGAACTTCCTCTTGAATGTGTGGACTGCTTCATGCTTAACCGTGTGGAGTCCGCGCAGCTTCTGGGACTTGACGACGGGAATGCCGCCGCGGAGACGGAGCTTATCGAGGCGCTAGGCGGCAGGTTCCCCTCGGCGGAGATCGTCCTGACTATGGGCGAAAAAGGCTCCTTTTATATAAGAGGCGGCGGCAGGCCTCTGCGTCAGCGGGCCTATCCGGCGGAGGCCGTCGATACGACCGCCGCCGGCGATACCTTTACCGGCTTTTTTATCGGCGGAAGGATGCGCGGGCTTTCCGTTCCGGAGGCGATGGACTTGGCCGCCAGGGCGGCGGCGATCAGCGTTGCCAGGCAGGGGGCCTCTCCCTCGATCCCCACGCTGGCTGAGGCCGCGGTGTACGCGCCATAG
- a CDS encoding FAD-dependent oxidoreductase, giving the protein MTDASSLTPYTPEEFKERYGAEVRVESRVTAIERDRKLVTVESRGKRYTESYDKLLIATGAEPYRAPFPGAALPGVFTLRSLGDAEAIKSWIKERNVKKAAVIGGGYIGIECAENLKKRGIDTFIVEMGGRLMTPFDPEVAARIQRHIEENGVGVQVGCQVRNIDDAGGLAVQTCPERRAADMVILAAGVRPDTGLAQAAGLEMNKKGSIVTDAGMRTSDPDIYAVGDAVQVTNFVTGEPDFVPLAGPAGRQGRIAAENILGAGSRYDGAQGSGILRVFGLTAACTGINEERARRRKIDCGSVDLEYPSHAGYYPGAEEIFMKAVFEKGTGKILGAQFTGRDGVDKRCDVMAAAIRMGATASDLTRFELCYAPPFGTPKDIVNVAGDLIEKKLGAE; this is encoded by the coding sequence ATAACGGACGCATCCTCGCTCACCCCCTACACACCAGAGGAATTCAAAGAAAGGTATGGCGCCGAGGTACGCGTGGAGAGCCGCGTCACGGCGATCGAAAGGGACAGAAAGCTCGTAACGGTCGAGTCCCGCGGGAAACGATATACTGAGAGCTACGACAAGCTGTTGATAGCCACCGGCGCGGAGCCTTACCGCGCGCCCTTCCCGGGGGCGGCTCTGCCGGGAGTATTCACGCTGAGAAGTCTCGGCGACGCCGAGGCGATAAAGAGCTGGATAAAAGAACGCAATGTCAAAAAAGCGGCTGTCATCGGCGGCGGCTATATCGGAATAGAGTGCGCCGAGAACCTCAAAAAGAGAGGGATCGACACCTTCATCGTCGAGATGGGCGGCAGGCTGATGACTCCCTTTGACCCGGAGGTGGCGGCGCGCATCCAGCGCCACATCGAGGAAAACGGCGTCGGCGTACAGGTCGGCTGTCAGGTCAGGAATATCGACGATGCCGGCGGCCTCGCGGTACAGACGTGCCCCGAAAGACGCGCCGCCGACATGGTGATACTCGCGGCGGGAGTGCGCCCCGACACCGGGCTGGCGCAGGCCGCGGGACTTGAGATGAATAAAAAGGGCTCAATTGTAACGGACGCCGGCATGCGCACCTCCGACCCTGACATTTACGCCGTCGGCGACGCGGTCCAGGTGACAAATTTTGTGACCGGAGAACCCGATTTCGTGCCGCTCGCGGGCCCGGCAGGCAGGCAGGGGCGCATTGCGGCGGAAAATATCCTCGGAGCCGGCAGCCGTTACGACGGCGCGCAGGGAAGCGGCATCCTCAGGGTATTCGGACTGACGGCGGCCTGCACCGGCATAAACGAGGAAAGGGCGCGCCGCCGCAAGATAGACTGCGGCAGCGTGGATCTCGAATATCCCTCGCACGCGGGTTATTATCCCGGCGCGGAAGAGATATTTATGAAAGCAGTATTCGAAAAAGGCACGGGAAAGATACTCGGAGCGCAGTTCACCGGCAGGGACGGCGTCGATAAGCGCTGCGACGTAATGGCGGCCGCCATACGCATGGGCGCGACCGCCAGCGACCTGACGCGTTTCGAGCTCTGTTACGCTCCGCCCTTCGGCACGCCGAAGGATATAGTGAACGTCGCCGGCGACCTGATAGAAAAAAAGCTCGGCGCAGAGTGA
- the guaA gene encoding glutamine-hydrolyzing GMP synthase, whose amino-acid sequence MKKENKILIIDCGSQYTQLIARRVRELGVYSEILFWDSPIEKLRESNPAGIIISGGPRSVLDPDAPAVPMELLSADAPVLGICYGMQLLAHQFGGAVERGSSAEYGRAAVNVEEGRLFTRCGGDKKLAVWMSHWDEVKRLPVGFKVTARSESGAMAGFESADGRVTALQFHPEVAHTPKGQEILSAFLFDICGCTADWTLGNEWIDHEIEKIRAKVGGGKVICGLSGGVDSTVSAVITQRAVGGQLHCIFVDHGMLRKDEGRQVMETYKSLNLNVHFADASERFLTALAGVTEPERKRKIIGELFIRVFEEEARRLGGSDWLLQGTIYPDVVESGHGGGGVIKTHHNVGGLPDDMKMGLLEPLRDLFKDEVRRVGKVLGIAPHFLGRHPFPGPGLAVRCLGELRKERLDILREADAIFIEEIRKAGLYDSIWQAFCALLPVRSVGVVGDVRTYGETIALRAVSSLDAMTAEWVHLPYELLDTVSRRICNEVPQVNRVVLDVTSKPPATIEWE is encoded by the coding sequence ATGAAAAAAGAGAATAAGATCCTTATTATTGACTGCGGTTCACAATATACACAACTGATCGCAAGACGCGTGCGCGAGCTTGGCGTCTACAGCGAGATACTTTTCTGGGATTCTCCGATAGAGAAGCTCCGCGAGTCCAATCCGGCGGGAATTATAATTTCCGGCGGACCGCGCAGCGTGCTTGATCCTGACGCGCCGGCGGTCCCGATGGAGCTGTTGTCCGCCGATGCCCCCGTGCTGGGGATATGCTACGGTATGCAGCTGCTGGCGCACCAGTTCGGCGGCGCGGTGGAGCGCGGCAGCTCCGCGGAATATGGCCGCGCGGCGGTCAACGTAGAAGAGGGACGTCTTTTTACGCGCTGCGGCGGCGATAAAAAACTTGCGGTCTGGATGAGCCACTGGGACGAGGTAAAGAGGCTCCCCGTGGGCTTCAAGGTCACGGCGCGCAGCGAGAGCGGCGCGATGGCCGGCTTTGAGTCGGCGGACGGGCGCGTGACGGCGCTGCAGTTCCACCCTGAGGTTGCGCATACGCCGAAGGGACAGGAGATACTTTCCGCTTTTCTTTTTGACATCTGCGGCTGCACGGCAGACTGGACCCTCGGCAATGAATGGATAGATCATGAAATAGAGAAGATACGCGCGAAGGTCGGCGGCGGCAAAGTCATCTGCGGCCTCTCCGGCGGCGTGGACTCGACAGTCTCGGCGGTGATCACCCAGCGGGCTGTCGGTGGACAGCTTCACTGCATCTTCGTCGACCACGGAATGCTGCGCAAAGACGAGGGCAGACAGGTGATGGAAACTTACAAATCGCTGAACCTCAACGTGCATTTTGCAGACGCGAGCGAACGCTTCCTCACGGCTCTTGCCGGTGTGACGGAGCCGGAGCGCAAGCGCAAGATCATCGGCGAGCTTTTTATCCGTGTATTCGAGGAGGAGGCGCGCCGTCTTGGCGGCTCCGACTGGCTGCTGCAGGGAACGATCTACCCCGACGTGGTCGAGAGCGGCCACGGCGGCGGCGGTGTGATCAAGACCCACCACAACGTCGGCGGTCTTCCCGATGATATGAAGATGGGACTGCTCGAACCGCTGCGCGACCTCTTCAAAGATGAGGTCCGCCGTGTCGGCAAGGTGCTCGGCATCGCGCCGCATTTCCTCGGACGCCATCCCTTCCCAGGCCCCGGACTGGCGGTACGCTGCCTCGGCGAGCTCAGGAAGGAGCGCCTCGACATCCTGCGCGAGGCGGACGCGATATTTATAGAGGAAATTCGCAAAGCCGGACTTTATGATTCAATATGGCAGGCTTTCTGCGCGCTGCTGCCCGTGCGCAGCGTCGGCGTCGTCGGCGACGTGCGCACATACGGCGAAACGATAGCGCTGCGCGCCGTATCCTCGCTCGACGCGATGACGGCGGAATGGGTGCATCTGCCCTACGAACTGCTAGACACCGTCTCGCGCCGCATCTGCAACGAGGTGCCGCAGGTAAACCGCGTGGTGCTAGACGTGACCTCCAAGCCGCCGGCAACTATTGAGTGGGAATAG
- a CDS encoding SPFH domain-containing protein produces the protein MLSTMLLTIIVLILVMIVAANVRIVPQGSVYVLERLGTYLSTWGAGLHVKLPFIDRIANKVSVKEQVVDFMPQSVITKDNVTMQIDTVVFFQVTDAKMLTYGVEHPLAAIENLTATTLRNIIGSMELDHTLTSRDHINSSITETLDKATDKWGIKVNRVEVKNIVPPQEIMAAMERQMKAEREKRESILLAEGEKRSKILIAEGEKESAILRADAVKEQKIREAAGEAEAIRAVQSALADSIKMLNEAAPTKEIVALKSLEAFGKAADGRATKIIIPSEIQGLAGLAASLKELMREEPKSAE, from the coding sequence ATGCTGTCAACAATGCTGCTTACGATTATAGTACTCATATTGGTGATGATAGTCGCCGCCAACGTGCGCATCGTGCCGCAGGGGAGCGTCTATGTCCTGGAGCGCCTCGGCACCTATCTCAGCACCTGGGGCGCGGGGCTGCACGTCAAGCTGCCCTTCATCGACAGGATCGCGAACAAGGTCTCCGTCAAGGAGCAGGTCGTCGACTTCATGCCGCAGTCTGTGATCACGAAAGACAACGTCACGATGCAGATAGACACCGTCGTCTTTTTTCAGGTGACGGACGCCAAAATGCTGACTTACGGCGTAGAGCACCCGCTTGCCGCGATAGAGAACCTCACCGCGACGACGCTGAGGAACATCATCGGCTCGATGGAGCTGGATCACACGCTGACGTCGCGCGACCATATCAATTCCAGCATCACCGAGACGCTCGACAAGGCCACCGACAAATGGGGCATCAAAGTGAACCGCGTAGAGGTCAAAAACATCGTCCCGCCGCAGGAGATAATGGCGGCGATGGAACGCCAGATGAAGGCCGAACGCGAGAAGCGTGAATCGATACTGCTGGCGGAGGGCGAGAAGCGGAGCAAGATCCTTATCGCCGAGGGCGAGAAGGAATCGGCGATACTGCGCGCCGACGCCGTGAAAGAGCAGAAGATCCGCGAGGCCGCCGGCGAAGCCGAAGCCATCAGGGCGGTGCAGAGCGCGCTCGCGGACAGCATCAAGATGCTCAACGAGGCTGCGCCGACGAAAGAGATCGTCGCGCTCAAGAGCCTCGAGGCGTTTGGCAAGGCCGCGGACGGCAGGGCGACGAAGATAATAATACCCTCCGAGATCCAGGGGCTGGCCGGCCTTGCCGCCTCGTTAAAAGAACTGATGAGGGAAGAACCCAAATCGGCGGAATAG
- a CDS encoding nucleotidyltransferase domain-containing protein yields MTDTANMIIDKVAETFAGVRGIDAVVLGGSRATGTAGRDSDIDIGIYYDAGTFDLDDFRGRAALIDDEHRRDAVTSPGEWGLWINGGGWLRVGGMPVDFLFRDTAKVSSVIGQCLAGEITIDYQCGHPFGFVNSIYAGEAAACRELSCANERLREEKARLVPFPEKYRRAAMDKFLWECWFSAMCGRKSAGKGDVVYAAGSLFRCAVSLMQVLFAFNRMFMINEKGALARLVNEKNVYLPDGFADDIITSFSAQDGESIAGSFDKIERQYRRIAEKAALE; encoded by the coding sequence ATGACGGATACGGCAAACATGATAATAGACAAGGTTGCGGAGACATTCGCCGGCGTGCGGGGGATAGATGCCGTCGTGCTCGGCGGTTCGCGCGCCACCGGCACCGCGGGCCGTGATTCGGATATCGACATCGGCATATATTATGACGCCGGCACGTTCGACCTCGATGATTTCCGCGGACGCGCCGCGCTCATCGACGACGAACACCGGAGAGACGCGGTGACTTCGCCAGGCGAATGGGGGCTGTGGATAAACGGCGGCGGCTGGCTTCGCGTCGGGGGAATGCCGGTCGACTTTCTTTTCCGCGACACCGCGAAGGTGAGTTCTGTCATCGGCCAATGTCTCGCGGGCGAGATCACGATAGATTATCAGTGCGGTCATCCCTTCGGCTTCGTCAATTCGATTTACGCGGGAGAGGCGGCTGCCTGCCGCGAATTATCCTGCGCCAACGAACGGCTGCGCGAAGAAAAGGCGCGTCTCGTTCCCTTTCCCGAGAAATACCGCCGCGCCGCGATGGATAAGTTCTTATGGGAATGCTGGTTTTCTGCCATGTGCGGCCGAAAATCCGCCGGCAAAGGCGACGTCGTCTACGCCGCCGGTTCGCTCTTTCGCTGCGCGGTCTCGCTGATGCAGGTGCTTTTTGCCTTCAACCGCATGTTCATGATCAACGAGAAGGGCGCGCTGGCGCGGCTTGTGAATGAAAAAAACGTTTACCTGCCGGACGGCTTCGCCGACGATATTATTACGTCGTTTTCCGCACAGGACGGCGAAAGCATCGCCGGGAGCTTCGACAAGATCGAGAGACAATACCGCCGGATAGCCGAAAAGGCGGCCCTGGAATAG